A genomic region of Anas platyrhynchos isolate ZD024472 breed Pekin duck chromosome 9, IASCAAS_PekinDuck_T2T, whole genome shotgun sequence contains the following coding sequences:
- the ATP13A5 gene encoding probable cation-transporting ATPase 13A5 isoform X1 — translation MEEKFWKDHCMLLNKDEENELEIFGYKTQGYRKTLCITGYILSCGALLLLFYWKPEWDVWANCIPCSLEEADIVLLRTTDEFQRYTRKKVTWIDLSALALPDGSTSECPLVADKDSVINRAVKKPQLKVRCIQVQKIRYIWDFSVKQFKKVGSLEDSNTCHSIHHKFGAGLTREDQKIRQLVCGPNAIEVEIRPIWKLLFKEILNPFYVFQAFTLTLWLCQGYIEYSVAIIILSIISVGLTVYDLRQQSTKLHDLVEEHNKVQVTVCMKSEGCKELESRYLVPGDVFLLDGKKLSLPCDAILIDGSCVVNEGMLTGESIPVTKTPLPLTESLMPWKTHSMEDYRRHVLFCGTEVIQTKPTGRGPVRAVVLQTGFNTAKGDLVRSILYPKPMNFQLYRDAFKFIIGLSTIGVLGLIYTVCVFTYHQKPVAEVVAMALLLLTVAVPPAIPAALTTGTVYAQRRLKKKKIFCITPQRINICGQINLVCFDKTGTLTEDGLDLWGVLPSEGGWFQKIHEFPSSTPLPWGPVCGVMASCHSLVVLDKKIQGDPLDLKMFEGTHWEIEESNMSQDGAGALHTCIVRPGPKASSAPVEGIAILHQFPFSSGLQRMSVVSQKIGEEQYDLYMKGAPEIVSSLCRQETVPADFLKELKMYTSQGFRVIALAHKVLSLGKDVDVSDLEREEAESELVFLGLLVMENRLKQETKPVLQELAAARIRSVMVTGDNLQTAVTVARSAEMIPKASKVIIIEASEPEGSAPASIAWQLAEDSKASTAAAPVCANAQEKINFDGESCSYHFAMNGKSYQVLVKHFYSLLPKILVNATVFARMSPGQKSSLVEELQKLNYYVGMCGDGANDCGALKMAHAGISLSEQEASVASPFTSQIPNIQCVPELIREGRAALVSSFAVVKYLTLYGLIQFVGTALLFWQLQIFGNHQYLIQDVVITLLVCLTMSLTEAYPKLAPYRPPGQLISPPLLLSVVLNVCFTVTMQTCGFLLVKQQPWYVALASQRHCSLGNQTVLATSPKGNGTSSAQSTVLSYEDTTLWPLTTINCIIVAFVFSKGKPFRKPIYTNYVFSVLLALQLAVCLFLFFADFDAVYSGMQFLCTPMIWRVYVLLMLLATFCVSFFTEDVLLQNKHLWMLIKACFGYQSKSQYRKWQRMLQRDPNWPPVNTKDFAAKRMAEVYVNPSYEQGD, via the exons ATGGAGGAGAAGTTTTGGAAGGATCATTGTATGCTCCTCAACAAGGATGAAGAAAATGAGCTG GAGATTTTTGGCTACAAAACCCAAGGCTACCGCAAGACCTTGTGCATTACTGGATACATCTTGTCCtgtggggctctgctgctgctgttctacTGGAAGCCGGAATGGGACGTGTGGGCAAACTGCATCCCCTGCAGCTTGGAAGAGGCGGACATAGTTCTGCTCAGAACCACC GATGAGTTTCAGAGATACACCCGGAAGAAGGTGACCTGGATTGATTTGTCTGCATTGGCACTGCCTGATGGCAGTACTTCAGAATGTCCTCTCGTAGCTGACAAAGACTCTGTTATAAACAGAGCTGTAAAGAAGCCACAATTAAAG GTGAGATGTATACAGGTGCAGAAAATCCGTTACATTTGGGacttttctgtaaaacagtTCAAGAAAGTTGG ATCATTAGAAGACAGCAATACGTGTCACAGCATACACCACAAGTTCGGAGCTGGCCTGACAAGGGAAGACCAGAAGATCAG GCAGCTGGTGTGTGGGCCTAATGCCATTGAAGTTGAAATTCGCCCCATTTGGAAGCTGCTTTTTAAAGAG ATTTTAAACCCCTTCTATGTATTCCAAGCCTTCACCCTCACGCTGTGGCTGTGCCAAGGCTACATTGAATATTCGGTGGCTATCATAATCCTGTCGATCATTTCTGTTGGCCTAACTGTGTATGACCTCCGACAG CAGTCTACTAAGCTGCATGACCTTGTTGAGGAGCATAACAAAGTCCAGGTTACAGTCTGCATGAAGAGTGAAG GTTGCAAAGAGCTGGAGTCTCGTTACTTAGTCCCAGGAGATGTGTTTCTTTTAGATGGAAAAAAGCTCTCTCTCCCATGTGATGCCATCCTGATTGATGGGAGCTGCGTTGTGAATGAAGGGATGCTCACAG GTGAAAGTATTCCAGTTACTAAAACCCCCTTGCCTCTCACGGAGAGTCTGATGCCCTGGAAAACCCACAGCATGGAGGACTACCGGAGACACGTCCTCTTCTGTGGGACTGAAGTCATTCAGACGAAGCCGACTGGCAGAGGGCCAGTGAGAGCTGTGGTGCTGCAAACTG GGTTCAACACCGCTAAAGGCGACCTGGTGAGATCCATCCTCTACCCCAAGCCCATGAACTTCCAGCTCTACAGAGACGCCTTCAAGTTCATCATAGGCCTCTCCACCATCGGCGTGCTGGGACTGATATATACCGTGTGCGTGTTCACGTACCACCAA AAGCCGGTGGCAGAAGTAGTGGCTatggccctcctcctcctcaccgtGGCTGTGCCTCCCGCGATCCCCGCTGCCTTGACCACAGGCACTGTTTATGCCCAAAGGaggctgaagaaaaagaagattttCTGCATCACTCCGCAGAGGATTAATATCTGCGGGCAGATCAACCTTGTTTGCTTTGACAAA ACAGGCACACTGACAGAAGACGGACTGGACCTGTGGGGTGTCCTGCCTTCTGAGGGAGGCTG GTTTCAGAAAATTCACGAGTTTCCATCCAGCACTCCTCTGCCCTGGGGACCTGTGTGTGGAGTCATGGCAAGCTGCCATTCCTTGGTGGTTTTGGATAAGAAGATTCAAGGAGATCCACTGGACCTGAAAATGTTTGAGGGCACGCACTGG GAGATAGAAGAGTCCAACATGTCTCAGGATGGGGCTGGTGCTCTTCACACCTGCATTGTTAGACCGGGGCCAAAGGCCAGCAGC GCTCCTGTGGAAGGAATAGCAATCCTACATCAATTCCCATTTTCCTCTGGATTGCAGAGGATGTCTGTTGTTTCACAGAAGATTGGAGAGGAACAGTATGACCTGTACATGAAAGGAGCACCAGAAATAGTGTCCAGTTTATGCAGACAAGAAACCG TCCCAGCTGATTTCTTAAAGGAGCTTAAGATGTACACAAGCCAAGGCTTCAGAGTTATCGCGCTGGCCCATAAAGTGCTAAGCCTAGGAAAGGATGTAGATGTGAGCGACCTGGAGAG AGAGGAGGCCGAGTCTGAGCTGGTGTTCCTGGGCCTCCTGGTGATGGAGAATCGCCTGAAGCAGGAGACGAagcctgtgctgcaggagctggctgcCGCCCGCATCAGGAGTGTCATGGTCACAG GGGACAACCTACAGACAGCGGTCACGGTGGCCAGGAGTGCGGAAATGATTCCCAAGGCCAGCAAAGTCATCATCATCGAAGCAAGTGAACCAGAGGGCTCTGCTCCAGCTTCCATTGcctggcagctggcagaagacagcaaagcaagcacagctgctgcccct GTATGTGCTAATGCCCAGGAAAAGATCAACTTCGATGGAGAAAGCTGCAGCTACCATTTTGCCATGAACGGGAAGTCCTACCAGGTTCTCGTAAAGCACTTCTACAGCTTGCTGCCAAAA ATACTGGTGAATGCAACTGTCTTTGCTAGAATGTCTCCTGGCCAGAAATCCAGCCTTGTGGAAGAGCTTCAGAAACTCAA TTACTACGTGGGCATGTGCGGTGATGGAGCCAACGACTGTGGG GCTTTGAAAATGGCCCATGCAGGGATATCGCTGTCAGAGCAGGAGGCATCAGTGGCCTCGCCTTTCACCTCCCAGATCCCCAACATCCAGTGTGTGCCAGAGCTGATCAG GGAAGGTCGAGCTGCTTTGGTTTCTTCCTTTGCTGTGGTTAAATACCTGACCCTGTATGGCCTCATTCAGTTTGTTGGTACTGCTCTGCTGTTTTGG CAGCTGCAAATCTTTGGGAATCACCAGTACTTGATACAAGACGTTGTCATTACCCTTCTGGTTTGCCTAACAA TGAGCTTGACTGAAGCTTATCCAAAGCTGGCACCCTACCGCCCCCCCGGGCAGCTCATCTCTCCTCCGTTGCTGCTCTCTGTTGTCCTCAACGTGTGCTTCACTGTAACCATGCAGACCTGTGGCTTCCTTCTGgtgaagcagcagccctggtaTGTAGCGCTGGCCAGCCAGAG ACATTGCTCTCTGGGGAACCAGACCGTGCTTGCCACCAGCCCCAAGGGGAATGGTACCAGCAGTGCCCAGAGCACTGTCCTCAGTTACGAAGACACGACACTGTGGCCATTGACCACTATCAACTGCATCATTGTGGCCTTTGTCTTTTCCAAGGGAAAGCCCTTTCGGAAGCCCATCTACACCAACT ATGTGTTTTCAGTCCTCCTGGCCCTCCAGCTTGCAGtctgcctcttcctcttcttcgcCGACTTTGATGCCGTGTACAGCGGCATGCAG TTTCTGTGCACTCCCATGATCTGGAGAGTTTATGTCTTACTGATGCTCCTGGCCACCTTCTGcgtatctttttttacagag GATGTCCTCCTGCAGAACAAGCACCTCTGGATGCTGATTAAAGCCTGCTTTGGGTACCAGTCGAAGAGCCAGTACCGAAAATGGCAGAGGATGCTGCAGAGGGATCCAAACTGGCCTCCAGTAAACACAAAGGACTTTGCAGCCAAACGCATGGCTGAGGTTTACGTTAACCCCAGCTATGAGCAGGGGGACTAG
- the ATP13A5 gene encoding probable cation-transporting ATPase 13A5 isoform X2, whose translation MEEKFWKDHCMLLNKDEENELEIFGYKTQGYRKTLCITGYILSCGALLLLFYWKPEWDVWANCIPCSLEEADIVLLRTTDEFQRYTRKKVTWIDLSALALPDGSTSECPLVADKDSVINRAVKKPQLKVRCIQVQKIRYIWDFSVKQFKKVGSLEDSNTCHSIHHKFGAGLTREDQKIRQLVCGPNAIEVEIRPIWKLLFKEQSTKLHDLVEEHNKVQVTVCMKSEGCKELESRYLVPGDVFLLDGKKLSLPCDAILIDGSCVVNEGMLTGESIPVTKTPLPLTESLMPWKTHSMEDYRRHVLFCGTEVIQTKPTGRGPVRAVVLQTGFNTAKGDLVRSILYPKPMNFQLYRDAFKFIIGLSTIGVLGLIYTVCVFTYHQKPVAEVVAMALLLLTVAVPPAIPAALTTGTVYAQRRLKKKKIFCITPQRINICGQINLVCFDKTGTLTEDGLDLWGVLPSEGGWFQKIHEFPSSTPLPWGPVCGVMASCHSLVVLDKKIQGDPLDLKMFEGTHWEIEESNMSQDGAGALHTCIVRPGPKASSAPVEGIAILHQFPFSSGLQRMSVVSQKIGEEQYDLYMKGAPEIVSSLCRQETVPADFLKELKMYTSQGFRVIALAHKVLSLGKDVDVSDLEREEAESELVFLGLLVMENRLKQETKPVLQELAAARIRSVMVTGDNLQTAVTVARSAEMIPKASKVIIIEASEPEGSAPASIAWQLAEDSKASTAAAPVCANAQEKINFDGESCSYHFAMNGKSYQVLVKHFYSLLPKILVNATVFARMSPGQKSSLVEELQKLNYYVGMCGDGANDCGALKMAHAGISLSEQEASVASPFTSQIPNIQCVPELIREGRAALVSSFAVVKYLTLYGLIQFVGTALLFWQLQIFGNHQYLIQDVVITLLVCLTMSLTEAYPKLAPYRPPGQLISPPLLLSVVLNVCFTVTMQTCGFLLVKQQPWYVALASQRHCSLGNQTVLATSPKGNGTSSAQSTVLSYEDTTLWPLTTINCIIVAFVFSKGKPFRKPIYTNYVFSVLLALQLAVCLFLFFADFDAVYSGMQFLCTPMIWRVYVLLMLLATFCVSFFTEDVLLQNKHLWMLIKACFGYQSKSQYRKWQRMLQRDPNWPPVNTKDFAAKRMAEVYVNPSYEQGD comes from the exons ATGGAGGAGAAGTTTTGGAAGGATCATTGTATGCTCCTCAACAAGGATGAAGAAAATGAGCTG GAGATTTTTGGCTACAAAACCCAAGGCTACCGCAAGACCTTGTGCATTACTGGATACATCTTGTCCtgtggggctctgctgctgctgttctacTGGAAGCCGGAATGGGACGTGTGGGCAAACTGCATCCCCTGCAGCTTGGAAGAGGCGGACATAGTTCTGCTCAGAACCACC GATGAGTTTCAGAGATACACCCGGAAGAAGGTGACCTGGATTGATTTGTCTGCATTGGCACTGCCTGATGGCAGTACTTCAGAATGTCCTCTCGTAGCTGACAAAGACTCTGTTATAAACAGAGCTGTAAAGAAGCCACAATTAAAG GTGAGATGTATACAGGTGCAGAAAATCCGTTACATTTGGGacttttctgtaaaacagtTCAAGAAAGTTGG ATCATTAGAAGACAGCAATACGTGTCACAGCATACACCACAAGTTCGGAGCTGGCCTGACAAGGGAAGACCAGAAGATCAG GCAGCTGGTGTGTGGGCCTAATGCCATTGAAGTTGAAATTCGCCCCATTTGGAAGCTGCTTTTTAAAGAG CAGTCTACTAAGCTGCATGACCTTGTTGAGGAGCATAACAAAGTCCAGGTTACAGTCTGCATGAAGAGTGAAG GTTGCAAAGAGCTGGAGTCTCGTTACTTAGTCCCAGGAGATGTGTTTCTTTTAGATGGAAAAAAGCTCTCTCTCCCATGTGATGCCATCCTGATTGATGGGAGCTGCGTTGTGAATGAAGGGATGCTCACAG GTGAAAGTATTCCAGTTACTAAAACCCCCTTGCCTCTCACGGAGAGTCTGATGCCCTGGAAAACCCACAGCATGGAGGACTACCGGAGACACGTCCTCTTCTGTGGGACTGAAGTCATTCAGACGAAGCCGACTGGCAGAGGGCCAGTGAGAGCTGTGGTGCTGCAAACTG GGTTCAACACCGCTAAAGGCGACCTGGTGAGATCCATCCTCTACCCCAAGCCCATGAACTTCCAGCTCTACAGAGACGCCTTCAAGTTCATCATAGGCCTCTCCACCATCGGCGTGCTGGGACTGATATATACCGTGTGCGTGTTCACGTACCACCAA AAGCCGGTGGCAGAAGTAGTGGCTatggccctcctcctcctcaccgtGGCTGTGCCTCCCGCGATCCCCGCTGCCTTGACCACAGGCACTGTTTATGCCCAAAGGaggctgaagaaaaagaagattttCTGCATCACTCCGCAGAGGATTAATATCTGCGGGCAGATCAACCTTGTTTGCTTTGACAAA ACAGGCACACTGACAGAAGACGGACTGGACCTGTGGGGTGTCCTGCCTTCTGAGGGAGGCTG GTTTCAGAAAATTCACGAGTTTCCATCCAGCACTCCTCTGCCCTGGGGACCTGTGTGTGGAGTCATGGCAAGCTGCCATTCCTTGGTGGTTTTGGATAAGAAGATTCAAGGAGATCCACTGGACCTGAAAATGTTTGAGGGCACGCACTGG GAGATAGAAGAGTCCAACATGTCTCAGGATGGGGCTGGTGCTCTTCACACCTGCATTGTTAGACCGGGGCCAAAGGCCAGCAGC GCTCCTGTGGAAGGAATAGCAATCCTACATCAATTCCCATTTTCCTCTGGATTGCAGAGGATGTCTGTTGTTTCACAGAAGATTGGAGAGGAACAGTATGACCTGTACATGAAAGGAGCACCAGAAATAGTGTCCAGTTTATGCAGACAAGAAACCG TCCCAGCTGATTTCTTAAAGGAGCTTAAGATGTACACAAGCCAAGGCTTCAGAGTTATCGCGCTGGCCCATAAAGTGCTAAGCCTAGGAAAGGATGTAGATGTGAGCGACCTGGAGAG AGAGGAGGCCGAGTCTGAGCTGGTGTTCCTGGGCCTCCTGGTGATGGAGAATCGCCTGAAGCAGGAGACGAagcctgtgctgcaggagctggctgcCGCCCGCATCAGGAGTGTCATGGTCACAG GGGACAACCTACAGACAGCGGTCACGGTGGCCAGGAGTGCGGAAATGATTCCCAAGGCCAGCAAAGTCATCATCATCGAAGCAAGTGAACCAGAGGGCTCTGCTCCAGCTTCCATTGcctggcagctggcagaagacagcaaagcaagcacagctgctgcccct GTATGTGCTAATGCCCAGGAAAAGATCAACTTCGATGGAGAAAGCTGCAGCTACCATTTTGCCATGAACGGGAAGTCCTACCAGGTTCTCGTAAAGCACTTCTACAGCTTGCTGCCAAAA ATACTGGTGAATGCAACTGTCTTTGCTAGAATGTCTCCTGGCCAGAAATCCAGCCTTGTGGAAGAGCTTCAGAAACTCAA TTACTACGTGGGCATGTGCGGTGATGGAGCCAACGACTGTGGG GCTTTGAAAATGGCCCATGCAGGGATATCGCTGTCAGAGCAGGAGGCATCAGTGGCCTCGCCTTTCACCTCCCAGATCCCCAACATCCAGTGTGTGCCAGAGCTGATCAG GGAAGGTCGAGCTGCTTTGGTTTCTTCCTTTGCTGTGGTTAAATACCTGACCCTGTATGGCCTCATTCAGTTTGTTGGTACTGCTCTGCTGTTTTGG CAGCTGCAAATCTTTGGGAATCACCAGTACTTGATACAAGACGTTGTCATTACCCTTCTGGTTTGCCTAACAA TGAGCTTGACTGAAGCTTATCCAAAGCTGGCACCCTACCGCCCCCCCGGGCAGCTCATCTCTCCTCCGTTGCTGCTCTCTGTTGTCCTCAACGTGTGCTTCACTGTAACCATGCAGACCTGTGGCTTCCTTCTGgtgaagcagcagccctggtaTGTAGCGCTGGCCAGCCAGAG ACATTGCTCTCTGGGGAACCAGACCGTGCTTGCCACCAGCCCCAAGGGGAATGGTACCAGCAGTGCCCAGAGCACTGTCCTCAGTTACGAAGACACGACACTGTGGCCATTGACCACTATCAACTGCATCATTGTGGCCTTTGTCTTTTCCAAGGGAAAGCCCTTTCGGAAGCCCATCTACACCAACT ATGTGTTTTCAGTCCTCCTGGCCCTCCAGCTTGCAGtctgcctcttcctcttcttcgcCGACTTTGATGCCGTGTACAGCGGCATGCAG TTTCTGTGCACTCCCATGATCTGGAGAGTTTATGTCTTACTGATGCTCCTGGCCACCTTCTGcgtatctttttttacagag GATGTCCTCCTGCAGAACAAGCACCTCTGGATGCTGATTAAAGCCTGCTTTGGGTACCAGTCGAAGAGCCAGTACCGAAAATGGCAGAGGATGCTGCAGAGGGATCCAAACTGGCCTCCAGTAAACACAAAGGACTTTGCAGCCAAACGCATGGCTGAGGTTTACGTTAACCCCAGCTATGAGCAGGGGGACTAG